A genomic window from Serratia liquefaciens includes:
- the yhcN gene encoding peroxide/acid stress response protein YhcN, with protein MKIKSTIATMSVLSMLSFGAFAAQSVDANQAAKMQSAGTITVSGVAGAPSDIRQALSEKADAKGATAYRVIEARNEGNFHATAEIYK; from the coding sequence ATGAAAATTAAATCTACCATCGCAACTATGAGCGTTCTCTCCATGCTTTCTTTCGGCGCATTTGCAGCACAATCTGTTGATGCAAACCAGGCCGCAAAAATGCAATCTGCAGGTACCATTACCGTCAGCGGCGTTGCCGGTGCACCTTCAGATATCCGTCAGGCACTGTCTGAAAAAGCCGATGCCAAAGGGGCGACCGCTTACCGTGTAATCGAAGCGCGCAATGAAGGTAACTTCCACGCGACCGCTGAGATTTATAAATAA
- the argR gene encoding transcriptional regulator ArgR, whose amino-acid sequence MRNPAKQEDLIKAFKALLKEEKFSSQGEIVLALQEEGFENINQSKVSRMLTKFGAVRTRNAKMEMVYCLPAELGVPTTTSPLKNLVLDVDHNDAVVVIHTSPGAAQLIARLLDSLGKSEGILGTIAGDDTIFVTPASSFTARQLYEAILTLFEQEL is encoded by the coding sequence ATGCGTAATCCCGCAAAGCAGGAAGATCTGATCAAGGCGTTTAAAGCGTTATTGAAAGAAGAAAAATTCAGTTCTCAAGGCGAGATTGTTTTGGCGCTGCAAGAAGAAGGCTTCGAAAACATCAACCAATCCAAAGTATCGCGCATGCTGACGAAGTTCGGCGCGGTGCGTACGCGCAATGCCAAAATGGAAATGGTGTATTGCCTTCCCGCCGAACTTGGCGTGCCGACCACCACCAGCCCGCTGAAGAACCTGGTTCTTGATGTCGATCATAACGACGCAGTTGTCGTGATCCATACCAGCCCCGGCGCCGCGCAGCTTATTGCTCGCCTGCTGGATTCATTGGGTAAATCCGAGGGTATTCTCGGCACCATCGCCGGTGACGACACCATTTTCGTTACCCCAGCCAGCAGCTTTACCGCGCGCCAGCTGTACGAAGCCATCCTGACCCTGTTCGAACAGGAGCTGTGA